The Wolbachia endosymbiont (group B) of Gerris lacustris genomic interval AGCACATAAAATTTGGAAGAGAAGAAAAATTATTTTCTCCACCTCAACGTCGTAGAAAAACTATATTGAACCAAAGTCAACTTGAACAAATTGAGGTGTGGATGGAGGAAAACCCCAATATTACTATTAGAGAAATGAGAATAAGAATCCAAGAAAGATTTGGTTTGAATATCAGCAAATCCACAATACATCGTAATATGCAAAGAATGAAATTCTCATATATCACACCAAGACCAGTTCATAGTGGACAGGATAAAAATAAGCAAGAGGAGTTTAAAAAAAAACCTCAATGAAACTATTGTCATGCATTCTGAAAAAGAGCTATTTTTCTTCGATGAATCACGGTTTGGTACACATTCAAAAGTTGGACATGGGTGGTTTAAAAAAGGCAGTAGGACACAGGTTAAGGTAAAATTAGGTAGGGAAAATTTTTATCTCTATAGTGCAGTTAATCCCAGAAATGGAGAGAATTTTAGCTTATTTGCACCAAACGTCAACACTGCTTGTATAAATATATTCCTTGAACAGATGTCGCAATATTTAGGAATACGAAAGGCTTTTCTCGTGATGGATTGCGCTAGTTGGCATAAGTCAAAAAGTTTAAAGATACCTAAAAATATCGAAATTATATACCTACCACCATACTCACCTGACCTCAATCCTGTTGAGAGGTTTTGGTTATATATAAAACAGAACATTTTGCGCAATAAAATCTACGATACAATTGTTCTGCTTGAGAGCGCTTTGTGTAAATTTATTACCTCTCTTTCCCCTTCCACGGTTAAACAACTCTGCAATGCTTCTTATTTGGTTCATTAATAATGAGAGTTGGTATAACTATTGAAGGAAAT includes:
- a CDS encoding IS630 family transposase (programmed frameshift); the protein is MALRSKLLDEKVVESAKEMLKKVRNNAYVAKKLNAVIAAKKHSITAVAKICCISRKAITTWIKHIKFGREEKLFSPPQRRRKTILNQSQLEQIEVWMEENPNITIREMRIRIQERFGLNISKSTIHRNMQRMKFSYITPRPVHSGQDKNKQEEFKKNLNETIVMHSEKELFFFDESRFGTHSKVGHGWFKKGSRTQVKVKLGRENFYLYSAVNPRNGENFSLFAPNVNTACINIFLEQMSQYLGIRKAFLVMDCASWHKSKSLKIPKNIEIIYLPPYSPDLNPVERFWLYIKQNILRNKIYDTIVLLESALCKFITSLSPSTVKQLCNASYLVH